The following coding sequences lie in one Monomorium pharaonis isolate MP-MQ-018 chromosome 1, ASM1337386v2, whole genome shotgun sequence genomic window:
- the LOC105834370 gene encoding uncharacterized protein LOC105834370 isoform X1, whose product MRKLRYCVCTRGAGTFHVCRVEEQHPAAEAADMDSHVGLDYIVDNPDYCVKLASALETACPSVKKQVVELLSALCVYSQDGRQRAIDTLHTYQERKSERYRLRVVVDELQKATVEDYQTALLAFINCLVISTPVLKDRIRIRNEFIGLKLLPILNELRKNHAPDVRVQLDAFDDQRETDEELTNHGPPGIDLSSHVDVFYAILGQVADTPQEIPFLSVLQHLLRLDPKDAASDLAWDTAETLVHRATLLESREDATKLLRSPSLQTNLCCHCRGVDQTCGTSRKASLPTSNSSTAPLPPPPPPAVPVTPSLSPPSSSSGFVLPPPPPPPLFANVVTSDAPMEPPMPPPLHVPSVARAPTPEPPSNHVRLLPQQEIPTPRTKMKTINWNKIPNHKVIGKRNIWSLVANEHQNSPMADLDWAEMEGLFCQQVPPMVPPATYSISCGTGADTERRRREPTEIALLDGKRSLNVNIFLKQFRSSNEDIIQLIKEGGHDDIGAEKLRGLLKILPEVDELEMLKNFDGDKSKLGNAEKFFLQLIQVPNYKLRIECMLLKEEFAANMSYLEPSINSMILAGEDLMTNKPLQEVLYMVLVAGNFLNSGGYAGNAAGVKLSSLQKLTEIRANKPGMNLIHYVALQAERKRKDLLSFAKDMTALEAATKTTIEQLTNEFNSLDTKIKKIKNQIQLSSTENEIQKQMAQFLQMAEREMDQLKRDMEELEGVRRSIAEFFCEDTNTFKIEECFKIFHQFYQKFNQAVAENERRRIQEEQILARRKQREEQLLARKRLLSNQAETPGSESESNLMDYGLFEPALSQRNYNRGEAKIRRLQNGGVTSDEDISVIGSPSIRRRLGSCSGGPDQQSTKEDTYSPDITPNGTLRRRRSRIPCEDDDGNLMDFLRTSGQDNTRERKSWGSLDRSWARRARGQSRRGDLLNADFSGDRERPSSPSPLAENKSFLQEEEAKPTGKAWRQKIEAWLSENEKEDRAGEQLQRRAKQLHQANRRSFEDSESEGKSPMNTLTEDRTMLERGFSEVYDWRPSVEKTDVMRTMEAIEEAQPLSSQDKSPWRKSSLNVPNSTEEADPRYSRRFRSRHSAENALMPSTLQAIREEDRRKNKVNDAINLDTQNELTIYLRQPYTGTQAPATRRFSKLGRKTTDEERVSDKIEIDSDNIETPPATRRLFSPPKEVKPVEKEPCKRERCNSSLQSREIKTAILKPISPTDLGTGNFDRYSATRRTRRYKKNQDPTGDKDKSDVLNLELVDEKLTAAQRPNTLALADEEIHKEDTDIMLRVWQDKLKQRDIDAASSPLSRDIDAALAEIARSGEDLQRLSRSASTTSTSATITGHRNSRLPVSQPPPVVAVTNTVLSPVMQESRPREPVTVLAERAVTSRERHRSMIDPSQVKEAVRLTSNPPSQVNQDQEIINSFSRNGNSPRDQKSEQNDAPKIVEEQEEKRTDLLEKDIRSADDPRDRSTTRQNSMFRSRFIPDISVTSPPPPPPPSSGKSKDQELNDEGFEETQSLVSETLSQETSSGNYETDTHDSTRCSPAELSGYGGEQRRRSAITMMVNDDLDGRRASVNKLPTSNKAFDKKTTARNASEKSSFLPKRTADTKRESIALRKTDSLKRTSNVVPLSDTGTPRGEVQRSGSRSSLRSSRSSLNSATSVNTVRNLTTNHAHLRSYTSAIRALTNDLRKSSPSNSPLPPKDGIDKRRSSPRQITVSRIPASRSSSSGSSVGPAVRGVRKAPEMVPGMPKVIRGRPIISRSSSSGNGIGRQSILGSRPLSGDKTSATKSRLMQPRVSSKSHSFMRPTAASVNKGSTPNLPKSIKVMVK is encoded by the exons ATGCGAAAGTTACGATATTGTGTGTGCACACGTGGCGCGGGAACGTTTCACGTTTGCAG AGTGGAAGAGCAGCATCCAGCCGCAGAGGCAGCCGATATGGATTCCCACGTCGGTCTCGACTACATCGTGGATAATCCCGATTATTGCGTCAAGCTTGCCTCAG CATTGGAGACGGCGTGCCCATCCGTGAAGAAGCAAGTCGTGGAGTTGCTGTCGGCGCTGTGCGTCTACAGCCAAGACGGCAGGCAAAGAGCCATCGATACTCTTCACACGTATCAG GAGCGGAAGAGCGAGCGTTATCGATTGCGAGTCGTGGTCGACGAGTTACAGAAAGCGACGGTCGAGGATTATCAAACGGCACTGCTGgcgtttataaattgtttggTCATCTCGACGCCGGTGCTCAAGGACCGTATACGTATTCGCAACGAGTTCATCG GACTTAAACTCCTGCCGATCCTGAACGAGCTGCG GAAAAATCATGCGCCAGATGTGAGAGTACAGCTAGACGCCTTTGACGATCAACGGGAAACCGACGAGGAGCTCACGAACCACGGACCGCCCGGGATCGATCTCTCTTCTCACGTGGACGTCTTTTACGCTATTCTTGGCCAA GTCGCAGACACTCCGCAGGAGATACCCTTTCTGAGTGTCTTGCAGCATCTGCTGCGGTTGGACCCGAAGGATGCTGCCAGCGATTTAGCATGGGACACTGCGGAGACCTTGGTGCATCGAGCCACATTACTGGAGAGTCGCGAGGATGCCACCAAATTATTGAGGTCGCCTAGTCTACAA ACAAATCTATGCTGCCATTGTCGCGGTGTCGATCAGACGTGCGGAACGTCGCGAAAAGCATCGCTGCCGACGAGCAACAGTTCAACGGCACCCttaccgccaccgccgccaccaGCAGTTCCGGTGACGCCAAGTCTGTCACCCCCGTCGAGCAGTAGCGGTTTTGTTTTACCGCCGCCACCTCCGCCACCGCTTTTCGCCAACGTCGTCACGTCTGATGCACCGATGGAGCCGCCGATGCCGCCACCCCTACACGTGCCTTCCGTTGCACGCGCACCTACCCCCGAACCGCCCAGTAATCACGTCAGACTGCTACCGCAACAAGAAATTCCCACCCCTAGAACAAAGATGAAAACCATCAACTGGAACAAGATACCTAATCATAAG GTGATTGGCAAACGGAACATCTGGTCCCTCGTCGCGAACGAGCATCAAAATTCCCCGATGGCGGATCTAGATTGGGCCGAGATGGAGGGCTTGTTCTGTCAACAGGTGCCGCCGATGGTACCACCGGCGACTTACTCGATTTCGTGCGGTACCGGCGCCGACACCGAACGACGTCGTCGAGAACCGACGGAG atcgCGTTACTCGATGGGAAGAGGAGCCTGAacgttaatattttcttgaagcAATTTCGAAG TTCAAACGAGGACATAATCCAATTGATCAAGGAGGGCGGACACGATGATATTGGCGCGGAGAAATTGCGTGGTCTGCTAAAAATATTGCCGGAAGTGGACGAGCTCGAGATGCTCAAGAACTTCGATGGCGACAAGTCGAAGCTCGGTAACGCTGAGAAGTTCTTTCTGCAGCTTATCCAAGTGCCAAA TTATAAGTTACGCATCGAGTGCATGCTACTGAAGGAAGAATTTGCCGCGAATATGAGCTACTTGGAACCGAGCATCAATTCAATGATACTTGCTGGGGAGGATCTTATGACGAATAAGCCTCTGCAAGAGGTGCTGTACATGGTTTTGGTAGCTGGTAACTTTCTCAACTCA GGTGGCTATGCTGGCAATGCAGCGGGCGTGAAGCTTTCCTCGTTGCAAAAGCTAACAGAAATTCGCGCGAACAAGCCAGGAATGAATCTGATACACTACGTAGCATTG caaGCCGAGAGAAAACGAAAGGATTTGCTAAGTTTTGCGAAAGATATGACTGCCTTAGAAGCAGCAACAAA aacAACGATCGAACAATTGACCAATGAATTTAATAGTTTggacacaaaaattaaaaaaatcaaaaatcaGATCCAACTTTCTTCGACCGAAAACGAAATACAGAAACAAATGGCACAGTTTCTTCAG ATGGCCGAGCGAGAAATGGATCAATTAAAAAGGGATATGGAAGAGCTTGAGGGAGTGAGACGATCGATCGCGGAATTTTTTTGCGAGGATACAAACACATTCAAAATCGAAGAGTGCTTCAAGATATTCCATcagttttatcaaaaattcaaCCAGGCGGTAGCGGAGAACGAAAGACGTCGCATTCAGGAGGAGCAGATCTTGGCGCGTCGTAAACAGCGCGAGGAACAATTACTGGCGAGAAAACGATTGC TAAGCAATCAAGCGGAAACTCCCGGCTCGGAATCCGAATCTAACTTGATGGACTATGGGCTCTTTGAACCTGCCTTATCTCAGAGAAATTATAATCGTGGTGAGGCCAag ataaGAAGGTTGCAAAATGGCGGTGTTACGTCGGACGAAGACATCTCCGTCATTGGATCACCGAGCATCCGACGTCGTTTGGGATCATGTTCCGGCGGTCCTGATCAACAGTCTACCAAAGAAGATACCTACTCACCAG ATATCACGCCTAACGGTACGCTTCGTCGGCGCAGAAGTAGAATACCCTGCGAGGATGATGATGGAAATTTGATGGATTTTTTACGAACGTCCGGACAAGATAATACTCGGGAAAGAAAATCATGGGGAAGTTTAg atCGATCATGGGCACGAAGAGCACGTGGACAATCGCGAAGAGGAGATTTGCTAAATGCTGATTTTTCGGGAGATCGAGAACGACCGAGCTCGCCATCTCCTCTCGCggaaaataaatcatttctgcAAGAGGAGGAAGCAAAGCCAACCGG GAAAGCCTGGCGACAAAAAATCGAAGCTTGGCTATCGGAAAATGAGAAGGAGGATCGTGCGGGTGAGCAACTTCAGAGAAGAGCGAAGCAATTGCATCAAGCGAACCGACGGTCCTTCGAAGATTCGG AAAGCGAAGGCAAAAGTCCGATGAACACTTTGACGGAAGACCGAACTATGCTCGAAAGAGGATTTTCCGAAGTTTATGACTGGCGACCGTCCGTCGAGAAAACGGACGTGATGCGCACGATGGAGGCCATTGAAG AAGCTCAACCGCTATCGTCTCAAGACAAGTCACCCTGGCGAAAATCGAGCTTGAACGTACCAAATAGTACGGAAGAGGCTGATCCGCGTTATTCCCGTAGATTTAGATCGAGACACAGTGCTGAGAATGCCCTTATGCCGAGCACTCTGCAG GCGATCAGAGAAGAGGACAGAAGGAAGAACAAGGTCAATGACGCGATAAATTTAGATACGCAGAACGAGTTAACGATTTATCTGAGGCAGCCGTACACCGGAACGCAAGCACCTGCAACTCGGCGATTCTCCAAGCTCGGCAGAAAGACTACCGACGAGGAAAGAGTCAGTGATAAGATTGAGATCGATTCGGACAACATAGAGACACCACCGGCAACCAGACGGTTGTTCAGTCCGCCGAAGGAGGTGAAACCCGTCGAGAAGGAACCCTGCAAAAGAGAACGTTGCAACAGTTCCCTCCAGAGTCGAGAAATAAAGACTGCGATATTGAAACCGATTAGCCCCACGGATCTTGGCACTG GTAACTTTGATAGGTACTCCGCGACGCGACGAACTCGCAGGTACAAGAAAAATCAAGATCCCACTGGAGATAAAGACAAATCGGACGTGTTGAATCTCGAATTGGTCGACGAAAAATTGACCGCGGCGCAACGGCCTAATACTCTCGCTCTAGCTGATGAAGAAATTCATAAGGAGGACACGGATATCATGCTGCGCGTCTGGCAGGATAAGCTAAAGCAGCGTGACATTGATGCCGCCTCGTCGCCGTTGTCGCGCGACATTGATGCCGCGCTAGCGGAGATTGCGCGTTCCGGCGAAGACCTCCAGCGTCTATCACGTTCGGCATCGACGACATCGACATCGGCAACAATAACGGGCCACAGAAACTCGCGACTTCCGGTCAGCCAACCACCGCCAGTGGTGGCGGTGACCAACACTGTGTTGAGTCCGGTGATGCAGGAATCGCGGCCGCGCGAGCCTGTTACGGTGCTCGCCGAACGTGCAGTGACGAGCCGTGAGCGTCATCGGAGTATGATCGATCCAAGTCAAGTGAAGGAAGCGGTTCGTTTGACCAGTAACCCACCTAGTCAAGTGAATCAAGATCAGGAAATTATTAACAGCTTTTCACGAAATGGAAATTCGCCACGCGATCAGAAGAGCGAGCAGAATGACGCGCCGAAGATCGTAGAGGAACAAGAAGAGAAGCGCACGGATCTCCTCGAGAAGGATATCCGATCCGCGGATGATCCACGCGATCGGTCGACGACTCGGCAGAACTCTATGTTCCGCAGCCGATTTATCCCCGATATAAGTGTGacatcgccgccgccgccgccgccgccgtcgtccgGCAAGAGCAAAGATCAGGAATTGAACGACGAGGGCTTCGAAGAGACGCAGAGCCTCGTATCGGAGACCTTGAGTCAGGAGACGTCCTCAGGCAATTACGAGACGGACACGCATGACTCAACGCGATGCTCGCCGGCGGAATTAAGCGGTTACGGGGGCGAACAGCGTCGACGTAGCGCCATTACGATGATGGTCAATGACGACCTGGATGGTCGAAGAGCATCCGTCAACAAATTGCCGACTTCTAACAAGGCGTTCGACAAGAAGACAACTGCGAGGAACGCATCGGAGAAATCCAGCTTCTTGCCGAAGCGCACCGCGGATACAAAACGCGAGTCGATCGCATTGAGGAAGACTGATTCTTTGAAAAGAACTTCAAACGTTGTTCCATTAAGCGATACGGGAACGCCGAGAGGTGAAGTGCAACGTTCCGGTTCCAGAAGTAGCTTGCGTAGCTCACGGAGCTCGCTGAATAGCGCAACGTCCGTCAACACTGTGCGAAATCTGACCACGAATCACGCGCATCTGCGGAGCTACACCTCAGCCATCCGAGCGCTGACCAACGATCTAAGGAAGAGCAGTCCATCGAACAGTCCACTGCCACCGAAAGACGGAATCGACAAAAGACGATCGAGTCCTCGTCAAATTACCGTCAGTAGGATACCCGCCAGTAGAAGTAGCAGCAGCGGCAGTAGCGTTGGACCGGCAGTGAGGGGCGTTAGGAAAGCACCtgag ATGGTGCCTGGGATGCCAAAGGTGATAAGAGGCCGGCCGATCATCTCGCGTAGCAGTAGCAGCGGAAACGGCATCGGTCGACAATCAATCTTAGGAAGTCGACCTCTTTCCGGTGATAAGACGTCTGCAACGAAGAGTCGATTGATGCAGCCGCGAGTCAGCTCGAAGAGTCACAGCTTTATGAGGCCTACAGCCGCCAGTGTTAACAAAGGTTCCACACCAAACTTGCCGAAGAGCATCAAAGTTATGGTCAAGTGA
- the LOC105834370 gene encoding uncharacterized protein LOC105834370 isoform X2 translates to MRKLRYCVCTRGAGTFHVCRVEEQHPAAEAADMDSHVGLDYIVDNPDYCVKLASALETACPSVKKQVVELLSALCVYSQDGRQRAIDTLHTYQERKSERYRLRVVVDELQKATVEDYQTALLAFINCLVISTPVLKDRIRIRNEFIGLKLLPILNELRKNHAPDVRVQLDAFDDQRETDEELTNHGPPGIDLSSHVDVFYAILGQVADTPQEIPFLSVLQHLLRLDPKDAASDLAWDTAETLVHRATLLESREDATKLLRSPSLQTNLCCHCRGVDQTCGTSRKASLPTSNSSTAPLPPPPPPAVPVTPSLSPPSSSSGFVLPPPPPPPLFANVVTSDAPMEPPMPPPLHVPSVARAPTPEPPSNHVRLLPQQEIPTPRTKMKTINWNKIPNHKVIGKRNIWSLVANEHQNSPMADLDWAEMEGLFCQQVPPMVPPATYSISCGTGADTERRRREPTEIALLDGKRSLNVNIFLKQFRSSNEDIIQLIKEGGHDDIGAEKLRGLLKILPEVDELEMLKNFDGDKSKLGNAEKFFLQLIQVPNYKLRIECMLLKEEFAANMSYLEPSINSMILAGEDLMTNKPLQEVLYMVLVAGNFLNSGGYAGNAAGVKLSSLQKLTEIRANKPGMNLIHYVALQAERKRKDLLSFAKDMTALEAATKTTIEQLTNEFNSLDTKIKKIKNQIQLSSTENEIQKQMAQFLQMAEREMDQLKRDMEELEGVRRSIAEFFCEDTNTFKIEECFKIFHQFYQKFNQAVAENERRRIQEEQILARRKQREEQLLARKRLLSNQAETPGSESESNLMDYGLFEPALSQRNYNRGEAKIRRLQNGGVTSDEDISVIGSPSIRRRLGSCSGGPDQQSTKEDTYSPDITPNGTLRRRRSRIPCEDDDGNLMDFLRTSGQDNTRERKSWGSLDRSWARRARGQSRRGDLLNADFSGDRERPSSPSPLAENKSFLQEEEAKPTGKAWRQKIEAWLSENEKEDRAGEQLQRRAKQLHQANRRSFEDSESEGKSPMNTLTEDRTMLERGFSEVYDWRPSVEKTDVMRTMEAIEAQPLSSQDKSPWRKSSLNVPNSTEEADPRYSRRFRSRHSAENALMPSTLQAIREEDRRKNKVNDAINLDTQNELTIYLRQPYTGTQAPATRRFSKLGRKTTDEERVSDKIEIDSDNIETPPATRRLFSPPKEVKPVEKEPCKRERCNSSLQSREIKTAILKPISPTDLGTGNFDRYSATRRTRRYKKNQDPTGDKDKSDVLNLELVDEKLTAAQRPNTLALADEEIHKEDTDIMLRVWQDKLKQRDIDAASSPLSRDIDAALAEIARSGEDLQRLSRSASTTSTSATITGHRNSRLPVSQPPPVVAVTNTVLSPVMQESRPREPVTVLAERAVTSRERHRSMIDPSQVKEAVRLTSNPPSQVNQDQEIINSFSRNGNSPRDQKSEQNDAPKIVEEQEEKRTDLLEKDIRSADDPRDRSTTRQNSMFRSRFIPDISVTSPPPPPPPSSGKSKDQELNDEGFEETQSLVSETLSQETSSGNYETDTHDSTRCSPAELSGYGGEQRRRSAITMMVNDDLDGRRASVNKLPTSNKAFDKKTTARNASEKSSFLPKRTADTKRESIALRKTDSLKRTSNVVPLSDTGTPRGEVQRSGSRSSLRSSRSSLNSATSVNTVRNLTTNHAHLRSYTSAIRALTNDLRKSSPSNSPLPPKDGIDKRRSSPRQITVSRIPASRSSSSGSSVGPAVRGVRKAPEMVPGMPKVIRGRPIISRSSSSGNGIGRQSILGSRPLSGDKTSATKSRLMQPRVSSKSHSFMRPTAASVNKGSTPNLPKSIKVMVK, encoded by the exons ATGCGAAAGTTACGATATTGTGTGTGCACACGTGGCGCGGGAACGTTTCACGTTTGCAG AGTGGAAGAGCAGCATCCAGCCGCAGAGGCAGCCGATATGGATTCCCACGTCGGTCTCGACTACATCGTGGATAATCCCGATTATTGCGTCAAGCTTGCCTCAG CATTGGAGACGGCGTGCCCATCCGTGAAGAAGCAAGTCGTGGAGTTGCTGTCGGCGCTGTGCGTCTACAGCCAAGACGGCAGGCAAAGAGCCATCGATACTCTTCACACGTATCAG GAGCGGAAGAGCGAGCGTTATCGATTGCGAGTCGTGGTCGACGAGTTACAGAAAGCGACGGTCGAGGATTATCAAACGGCACTGCTGgcgtttataaattgtttggTCATCTCGACGCCGGTGCTCAAGGACCGTATACGTATTCGCAACGAGTTCATCG GACTTAAACTCCTGCCGATCCTGAACGAGCTGCG GAAAAATCATGCGCCAGATGTGAGAGTACAGCTAGACGCCTTTGACGATCAACGGGAAACCGACGAGGAGCTCACGAACCACGGACCGCCCGGGATCGATCTCTCTTCTCACGTGGACGTCTTTTACGCTATTCTTGGCCAA GTCGCAGACACTCCGCAGGAGATACCCTTTCTGAGTGTCTTGCAGCATCTGCTGCGGTTGGACCCGAAGGATGCTGCCAGCGATTTAGCATGGGACACTGCGGAGACCTTGGTGCATCGAGCCACATTACTGGAGAGTCGCGAGGATGCCACCAAATTATTGAGGTCGCCTAGTCTACAA ACAAATCTATGCTGCCATTGTCGCGGTGTCGATCAGACGTGCGGAACGTCGCGAAAAGCATCGCTGCCGACGAGCAACAGTTCAACGGCACCCttaccgccaccgccgccaccaGCAGTTCCGGTGACGCCAAGTCTGTCACCCCCGTCGAGCAGTAGCGGTTTTGTTTTACCGCCGCCACCTCCGCCACCGCTTTTCGCCAACGTCGTCACGTCTGATGCACCGATGGAGCCGCCGATGCCGCCACCCCTACACGTGCCTTCCGTTGCACGCGCACCTACCCCCGAACCGCCCAGTAATCACGTCAGACTGCTACCGCAACAAGAAATTCCCACCCCTAGAACAAAGATGAAAACCATCAACTGGAACAAGATACCTAATCATAAG GTGATTGGCAAACGGAACATCTGGTCCCTCGTCGCGAACGAGCATCAAAATTCCCCGATGGCGGATCTAGATTGGGCCGAGATGGAGGGCTTGTTCTGTCAACAGGTGCCGCCGATGGTACCACCGGCGACTTACTCGATTTCGTGCGGTACCGGCGCCGACACCGAACGACGTCGTCGAGAACCGACGGAG atcgCGTTACTCGATGGGAAGAGGAGCCTGAacgttaatattttcttgaagcAATTTCGAAG TTCAAACGAGGACATAATCCAATTGATCAAGGAGGGCGGACACGATGATATTGGCGCGGAGAAATTGCGTGGTCTGCTAAAAATATTGCCGGAAGTGGACGAGCTCGAGATGCTCAAGAACTTCGATGGCGACAAGTCGAAGCTCGGTAACGCTGAGAAGTTCTTTCTGCAGCTTATCCAAGTGCCAAA TTATAAGTTACGCATCGAGTGCATGCTACTGAAGGAAGAATTTGCCGCGAATATGAGCTACTTGGAACCGAGCATCAATTCAATGATACTTGCTGGGGAGGATCTTATGACGAATAAGCCTCTGCAAGAGGTGCTGTACATGGTTTTGGTAGCTGGTAACTTTCTCAACTCA GGTGGCTATGCTGGCAATGCAGCGGGCGTGAAGCTTTCCTCGTTGCAAAAGCTAACAGAAATTCGCGCGAACAAGCCAGGAATGAATCTGATACACTACGTAGCATTG caaGCCGAGAGAAAACGAAAGGATTTGCTAAGTTTTGCGAAAGATATGACTGCCTTAGAAGCAGCAACAAA aacAACGATCGAACAATTGACCAATGAATTTAATAGTTTggacacaaaaattaaaaaaatcaaaaatcaGATCCAACTTTCTTCGACCGAAAACGAAATACAGAAACAAATGGCACAGTTTCTTCAG ATGGCCGAGCGAGAAATGGATCAATTAAAAAGGGATATGGAAGAGCTTGAGGGAGTGAGACGATCGATCGCGGAATTTTTTTGCGAGGATACAAACACATTCAAAATCGAAGAGTGCTTCAAGATATTCCATcagttttatcaaaaattcaaCCAGGCGGTAGCGGAGAACGAAAGACGTCGCATTCAGGAGGAGCAGATCTTGGCGCGTCGTAAACAGCGCGAGGAACAATTACTGGCGAGAAAACGATTGC TAAGCAATCAAGCGGAAACTCCCGGCTCGGAATCCGAATCTAACTTGATGGACTATGGGCTCTTTGAACCTGCCTTATCTCAGAGAAATTATAATCGTGGTGAGGCCAag ataaGAAGGTTGCAAAATGGCGGTGTTACGTCGGACGAAGACATCTCCGTCATTGGATCACCGAGCATCCGACGTCGTTTGGGATCATGTTCCGGCGGTCCTGATCAACAGTCTACCAAAGAAGATACCTACTCACCAG ATATCACGCCTAACGGTACGCTTCGTCGGCGCAGAAGTAGAATACCCTGCGAGGATGATGATGGAAATTTGATGGATTTTTTACGAACGTCCGGACAAGATAATACTCGGGAAAGAAAATCATGGGGAAGTTTAg atCGATCATGGGCACGAAGAGCACGTGGACAATCGCGAAGAGGAGATTTGCTAAATGCTGATTTTTCGGGAGATCGAGAACGACCGAGCTCGCCATCTCCTCTCGCggaaaataaatcatttctgcAAGAGGAGGAAGCAAAGCCAACCGG GAAAGCCTGGCGACAAAAAATCGAAGCTTGGCTATCGGAAAATGAGAAGGAGGATCGTGCGGGTGAGCAACTTCAGAGAAGAGCGAAGCAATTGCATCAAGCGAACCGACGGTCCTTCGAAGATTCGG AAAGCGAAGGCAAAAGTCCGATGAACACTTTGACGGAAGACCGAACTATGCTCGAAAGAGGATTTTCCGAAGTTTATGACTGGCGACCGTCCGTCGAGAAAACGGACGTGATGCGCACGATGGAGGCCATTGAAG CTCAACCGCTATCGTCTCAAGACAAGTCACCCTGGCGAAAATCGAGCTTGAACGTACCAAATAGTACGGAAGAGGCTGATCCGCGTTATTCCCGTAGATTTAGATCGAGACACAGTGCTGAGAATGCCCTTATGCCGAGCACTCTGCAG GCGATCAGAGAAGAGGACAGAAGGAAGAACAAGGTCAATGACGCGATAAATTTAGATACGCAGAACGAGTTAACGATTTATCTGAGGCAGCCGTACACCGGAACGCAAGCACCTGCAACTCGGCGATTCTCCAAGCTCGGCAGAAAGACTACCGACGAGGAAAGAGTCAGTGATAAGATTGAGATCGATTCGGACAACATAGAGACACCACCGGCAACCAGACGGTTGTTCAGTCCGCCGAAGGAGGTGAAACCCGTCGAGAAGGAACCCTGCAAAAGAGAACGTTGCAACAGTTCCCTCCAGAGTCGAGAAATAAAGACTGCGATATTGAAACCGATTAGCCCCACGGATCTTGGCACTG GTAACTTTGATAGGTACTCCGCGACGCGACGAACTCGCAGGTACAAGAAAAATCAAGATCCCACTGGAGATAAAGACAAATCGGACGTGTTGAATCTCGAATTGGTCGACGAAAAATTGACCGCGGCGCAACGGCCTAATACTCTCGCTCTAGCTGATGAAGAAATTCATAAGGAGGACACGGATATCATGCTGCGCGTCTGGCAGGATAAGCTAAAGCAGCGTGACATTGATGCCGCCTCGTCGCCGTTGTCGCGCGACATTGATGCCGCGCTAGCGGAGATTGCGCGTTCCGGCGAAGACCTCCAGCGTCTATCACGTTCGGCATCGACGACATCGACATCGGCAACAATAACGGGCCACAGAAACTCGCGACTTCCGGTCAGCCAACCACCGCCAGTGGTGGCGGTGACCAACACTGTGTTGAGTCCGGTGATGCAGGAATCGCGGCCGCGCGAGCCTGTTACGGTGCTCGCCGAACGTGCAGTGACGAGCCGTGAGCGTCATCGGAGTATGATCGATCCAAGTCAAGTGAAGGAAGCGGTTCGTTTGACCAGTAACCCACCTAGTCAAGTGAATCAAGATCAGGAAATTATTAACAGCTTTTCACGAAATGGAAATTCGCCACGCGATCAGAAGAGCGAGCAGAATGACGCGCCGAAGATCGTAGAGGAACAAGAAGAGAAGCGCACGGATCTCCTCGAGAAGGATATCCGATCCGCGGATGATCCACGCGATCGGTCGACGACTCGGCAGAACTCTATGTTCCGCAGCCGATTTATCCCCGATATAAGTGTGacatcgccgccgccgccgccgccgccgtcgtccgGCAAGAGCAAAGATCAGGAATTGAACGACGAGGGCTTCGAAGAGACGCAGAGCCTCGTATCGGAGACCTTGAGTCAGGAGACGTCCTCAGGCAATTACGAGACGGACACGCATGACTCAACGCGATGCTCGCCGGCGGAATTAAGCGGTTACGGGGGCGAACAGCGTCGACGTAGCGCCATTACGATGATGGTCAATGACGACCTGGATGGTCGAAGAGCATCCGTCAACAAATTGCCGACTTCTAACAAGGCGTTCGACAAGAAGACAACTGCGAGGAACGCATCGGAGAAATCCAGCTTCTTGCCGAAGCGCACCGCGGATACAAAACGCGAGTCGATCGCATTGAGGAAGACTGATTCTTTGAAAAGAACTTCAAACGTTGTTCCATTAAGCGATACGGGAACGCCGAGAGGTGAAGTGCAACGTTCCGGTTCCAGAAGTAGCTTGCGTAGCTCACGGAGCTCGCTGAATAGCGCAACGTCCGTCAACACTGTGCGAAATCTGACCACGAATCACGCGCATCTGCGGAGCTACACCTCAGCCATCCGAGCGCTGACCAACGATCTAAGGAAGAGCAGTCCATCGAACAGTCCACTGCCACCGAAAGACGGAATCGACAAAAGACGATCGAGTCCTCGTCAAATTACCGTCAGTAGGATACCCGCCAGTAGAAGTAGCAGCAGCGGCAGTAGCGTTGGACCGGCAGTGAGGGGCGTTAGGAAAGCACCtgag ATGGTGCCTGGGATGCCAAAGGTGATAAGAGGCCGGCCGATCATCTCGCGTAGCAGTAGCAGCGGAAACGGCATCGGTCGACAATCAATCTTAGGAAGTCGACCTCTTTCCGGTGATAAGACGTCTGCAACGAAGAGTCGATTGATGCAGCCGCGAGTCAGCTCGAAGAGTCACAGCTTTATGAGGCCTACAGCCGCCAGTGTTAACAAAGGTTCCACACCAAACTTGCCGAAGAGCATCAAAGTTATGGTCAAGTGA